From the Streptomyces pluripotens genome, one window contains:
- a CDS encoding DUF5914 domain-containing protein, protein MSPVPPSRRRRVPVSLRRAPVAWERQRPTWREASPALIADALARAQARPTGNWYVVGASRALRPDRPMARSVAGREVVLWRNGEGRLVAGPGSCPHLGAPLGDSPVRCGTLVCRWHGLALDGGPFAGWEPWPAHDDGVLVWVRLDEVGGEQPVDRPAVPERPMVAAALTAVYTRVGACEPEDVVANRLDPWHGAWFHPYSFVDLAVVRAPTRGEEDDSFTVDVSFKVAGRLVVPVRAVFTAPGPRTVVMRITAGEGEGSVVETHATPLGPDAGGQPRTAVVEAVIATSGRTGFAVARRAAPVLRPVVRAVAGRLWRDDLAYAERRWALRSAGRFPG, encoded by the coding sequence GTGAGCCCCGTCCCACCGTCGCGTCGCCGTCGTGTGCCGGTGAGCCTGCGCCGCGCCCCCGTCGCCTGGGAACGCCAGCGCCCCACCTGGCGCGAAGCGAGCCCCGCGCTGATCGCCGACGCACTCGCACGCGCCCAGGCCCGCCCCACCGGTAACTGGTACGTCGTCGGTGCCTCCCGCGCGCTGCGCCCCGACCGCCCGATGGCCCGCTCCGTGGCCGGGCGGGAGGTCGTCCTGTGGCGGAACGGAGAGGGGCGTCTGGTGGCCGGGCCGGGCAGCTGTCCGCACCTGGGGGCGCCCCTAGGGGACAGCCCGGTGCGCTGCGGCACCCTGGTGTGCCGCTGGCACGGGCTCGCCCTGGACGGAGGGCCGTTCGCCGGCTGGGAGCCGTGGCCGGCCCATGACGACGGGGTACTGGTCTGGGTGCGGCTGGACGAGGTCGGGGGAGAACAGCCCGTAGACCGCCCGGCGGTGCCGGAGCGCCCGATGGTGGCCGCGGCGCTGACGGCCGTCTACACCAGGGTCGGCGCCTGCGAACCGGAGGACGTGGTCGCCAACCGCCTCGACCCCTGGCACGGTGCCTGGTTCCACCCGTACTCCTTCGTCGACCTGGCTGTGGTCCGAGCCCCCACCCGGGGCGAGGAGGACGACTCGTTCACGGTGGACGTGTCCTTCAAAGTGGCGGGGCGACTCGTCGTCCCGGTCCGCGCGGTGTTCACCGCTCCCGGCCCGCGCACCGTCGTCATGCGGATCACGGCGGGCGAAGGGGAGGGCTCCGTGGTGGAGACGCACGCCACCCCGCTCGGGCCGGACGCCGGCGGACAGCCGCGCACGGCAGTTGTGGAGGCCGTCATCGCCACGTCCGGGCGGACCGGCTTCGCTGTGGCCCGTCGCGCCGCCCCGGTGCTGCGCCCGGTCGTGCGAGC